The following proteins are co-located in the Legionella busanensis genome:
- a CDS encoding polyprenyl synthetase family protein, producing MINEQLSYYLNRHEEFLKKFIDRVNIPATRIKEAIYYTLFPGGKRIRPLLVYLSGEALDVALPCLDRIAVAVELTHAYSLIHDDLPAMDNDDFRRGKPSCHRAFDEATAILVGDGMQALAIDILLTELPALLPPTQVITIAHELVHASGPAGMVSGQSLDLSELTNTNINASQLHIIHELKTEKLISACVKMAIAAGNANQKLKVALIQYAAYLGLAFQMQDDYLDHYAPIDKLGKNRASDLANQKITFAKLYNQNELFDLISTYFEKAKGELVSFYDKAKNLLALTDSLQIRCELN from the coding sequence AAGAATTTCTTAAAAAATTTATTGATCGAGTTAACATACCTGCAACCCGTATAAAAGAAGCTATCTATTACACTTTATTTCCTGGTGGAAAACGTATTAGGCCACTATTAGTTTATTTATCGGGTGAAGCGTTAGATGTAGCCTTACCTTGCTTAGATAGAATTGCTGTAGCAGTAGAGTTAACGCATGCCTATTCATTAATACATGATGATTTGCCTGCGATGGATAACGATGATTTTCGCCGTGGTAAACCAAGCTGTCATCGTGCATTTGATGAGGCAACTGCTATTTTAGTAGGTGATGGTATGCAAGCTTTAGCAATCGATATTCTGCTAACGGAATTACCAGCGCTTTTACCACCTACTCAAGTGATTACTATTGCTCATGAGTTAGTGCATGCTAGTGGGCCTGCTGGCATGGTTAGCGGGCAAAGCCTTGATTTATCGGAGTTAACTAACACTAATATTAATGCATCACAGCTGCATATTATTCATGAATTAAAAACTGAAAAACTCATTTCGGCTTGTGTTAAAATGGCTATAGCTGCTGGCAATGCAAATCAGAAATTAAAAGTAGCATTAATTCAATATGCGGCCTATTTAGGATTAGCATTTCAAATGCAAGATGATTATTTAGATCATTATGCACCAATTGATAAATTAGGAAAAAATCGAGCTTCTGATTTAGCTAATCAAAAAATTACTTTTGCAAAACTTTATAATCAAAATGAGTTATTTGATCTAATTAGCACCTATTTTGAAAAGGCAAAAGGTGAACTGGTCTCCTTTTATGATAAAGCGAAGAACCTTCTAGCGCTAACAGATTCTCTACAAATAAGATGCGAATTAAATTAA